One window of the Shimwellia blattae DSM 4481 = NBRC 105725 genome contains the following:
- a CDS encoding lytic transglycosylase domain-containing protein encodes MANYRELLEQAGARHGIPGGLMTALSSKESSHNPNAVSRAGATGLTQVMPATYRGMGYTDEQMQNPEYQADAGARYLAKMYQRFGNWRDALQAYHDGPGNMEKALKGQYQPGPEGRQYVDKRFDEWTGGNPTTDDTAPQRATLARAKVHLQQDPDNPFAQIEAQSTGNPVEPHMQDDPSNPFAQIEAQGASPSESKEQQQPQESPSFMDSAEQAARGLVNIPFDVLQGGASLINAIGQGLGVPKVLDDVYRPVDRPTDPYAQAGEAIGGYLVPGAGVAGNMAIGSLADAANQQGDFAQNAAVNAALNLGAQGVLSGVGKLIKPRATQTLGSAAVSSADDVSRLAKTGTGREVISQQAANVSDDVARAAEATGVDINALTPGMRSGSRGVAQAEGILASKPGVTQDAHAKAFSEIQSKFNSALDDLGAEAGSAAEKSGAIKQRVLSGIDSMKSLEKAAWDNVRSTMPEAKARMSNTNATIQGDIDAGMPLTPEMKQFAAAYNKAGKDGITFDAMKAWRGKLADAEQKYIRSGEANMARRMGELRDAATEDMRLMAQKGDFIDQWTNANELSKARFAAQKQAETALGKDLATDSLVTNGVRALQNSAKSGTGKFNQMIGSLPEAERAPAIASILQDAMSQGVRGGKSEAAGISHIASILTPQNVAAISKHSKDLGKLAEAYGELARSATEPLRYVEHTGRSIPALNALEQGLHPVMESALSGAFRTAGTIGGFSGGGMVGAIAGGAIGGAADAVAKGAITKLSSTKSGRYAIEKAIQEATKATRAGASKEALSAAERRFIANRAAVKAIRDAVGGEEFNRLSRAGFVATISGMNRTEE; translated from the coding sequence GATTCGGTAACTGGCGGGATGCATTACAGGCTTATCATGACGGCCCGGGGAATATGGAGAAAGCATTGAAAGGACAATATCAGCCCGGCCCAGAAGGGCGACAGTATGTTGACAAGCGCTTTGATGAATGGACGGGTGGGAATCCAACTACTGATGATACCGCGCCGCAGCGAGCTACGTTAGCCCGAGCAAAGGTGCATTTGCAGCAGGACCCTGATAACCCATTCGCTCAGATTGAAGCTCAGTCAACAGGAAATCCAGTTGAGCCGCATATGCAGGATGATCCGAGCAACCCGTTTGCTCAGATTGAAGCGCAGGGAGCATCACCTTCAGAATCCAAGGAACAGCAACAACCACAAGAGTCACCTAGCTTTATGGACAGCGCAGAGCAGGCTGCTCGCGGCCTGGTAAACATTCCATTTGACGTACTTCAGGGCGGCGCAAGCCTGATTAACGCAATCGGCCAGGGGCTTGGTGTCCCTAAGGTGCTGGATGACGTATACCGTCCAGTGGACAGGCCAACAGACCCATATGCTCAGGCAGGGGAGGCTATTGGTGGATATCTTGTCCCTGGTGCTGGAGTAGCCGGTAACATGGCAATCGGATCACTTGCTGATGCAGCCAACCAACAAGGTGATTTTGCACAGAATGCTGCAGTTAATGCGGCGCTTAACCTTGGGGCACAGGGCGTTCTTTCCGGGGTGGGAAAATTGATTAAGCCCCGGGCTACTCAAACTCTGGGATCAGCAGCGGTAAGTTCAGCCGATGATGTATCAAGACTAGCTAAAACTGGAACTGGTAGAGAAGTTATCTCACAGCAAGCCGCTAATGTTTCTGATGATGTAGCAAGGGCGGCTGAGGCTACAGGGGTCGATATTAATGCATTAACCCCTGGAATGAGGTCTGGAAGTCGCGGAGTCGCACAGGCAGAGGGAATTCTGGCATCAAAACCAGGTGTCACACAGGATGCTCACGCCAAAGCATTTAGCGAAATACAGAGTAAGTTCAACTCAGCACTTGACGATTTAGGTGCTGAAGCCGGAAGCGCAGCAGAGAAGAGCGGAGCAATAAAACAGAGGGTTCTGTCTGGAATTGACAGCATGAAGTCTTTGGAGAAGGCTGCATGGGATAATGTGCGCTCTACAATGCCAGAAGCGAAGGCTCGCATGTCAAACACCAATGCCACCATCCAGGGCGATATTGACGCCGGAATGCCGCTAACACCTGAGATGAAGCAATTCGCTGCTGCATACAATAAGGCCGGCAAAGACGGCATCACGTTCGATGCTATGAAAGCATGGCGCGGTAAACTTGCTGACGCGGAGCAAAAATACATCAGATCTGGAGAGGCTAATATGGCTCGCCGTATGGGTGAGTTGCGCGATGCAGCCACTGAAGACATGAGGCTAATGGCGCAGAAGGGCGACTTCATTGATCAGTGGACCAATGCCAATGAATTATCAAAAGCCAGATTTGCGGCGCAAAAGCAGGCAGAGACAGCGCTAGGTAAAGACCTCGCAACGGATTCGCTGGTCACAAACGGCGTGAGAGCATTGCAGAACTCAGCGAAGAGCGGCACTGGAAAATTCAACCAGATGATTGGGTCTCTACCGGAAGCAGAAAGAGCACCGGCGATCGCATCAATTCTTCAGGATGCAATGTCTCAGGGTGTGCGTGGAGGTAAATCTGAGGCAGCCGGAATTTCTCATATAGCATCAATCCTCACCCCGCAGAACGTTGCGGCAATCAGCAAGCATTCTAAAGATCTCGGAAAGCTAGCAGAGGCATATGGAGAACTGGCTCGTTCAGCTACAGAACCCCTAAGATATGTTGAACATACCGGGAGATCAATCCCTGCATTAAACGCTCTTGAGCAAGGTCTCCACCCTGTCATGGAAAGCGCGCTGTCTGGCGCGTTCCGCACTGCCGGTACTATTGGCGGATTCTCAGGTGGAGGGATGGTCGGGGCCATTGCGGGGGGAGCCATTGGCGGCGCAGCGGATGCAGTGGCAAAGGGAGCAATCACTAAATTGTCATCCACCAAAAGTGGTCGTTACGCCATTGAAAAAGCCATTCAGGAAGCGACTAAGGCCACTAGAGCTGGAGCAAGCAAAGAGGCGTTATCCGCAGCCGAACGTCGATTTATTGCTAATAGAGCTGCCGTGAAAGCAATCCGTGACGCGGTTGGTGGCGAAGAATTTAATCGACTCTCGAGAGCAGGTTTTGTGGCCACGATTAGTGGCATGAATAGAACCGAAGAATAA